A genomic stretch from Streptomyces sp. QL37 includes:
- a CDS encoding IS30 family transposase — protein MDFKIRDRSAIQGRRPLSEERRLYLQLMQQGVSNREACRIVGINEKTGRRWRNGRAPSGGHVGASPITAVAPLPGLSRYLRESDRIHIADRLREKATVRAIAAELGRSPSTVSREIRRNRHPVNGQYRPHAAQARADARRPRPKPGKIGQNPQLRDFIQNHLDIRWSPEQICQALRAQFPQQPEMHVVHETVYQALYVQGRGELRRELARALRSGRARRKPRRQAQQRQPRFATPMVMISERPAEAEDRAVPGHWEGDLIIGKDGKSAIGTLVERATRYVMLLHLPGDHGAESVRDALVTTVQTLPAHLRRSLTWDQGSEMGAHGAFTIATAVPVYFCDPASPWQRGSNENTNGLLRQYFPKGTDLAVHPREHLDAVAAELNGRPRKTLGWETPAERLHKLLAA, from the coding sequence ATGGACTTCAAGATCCGGGACCGGTCCGCTATCCAGGGGCGCCGTCCCTTGTCCGAGGAACGGCGCCTCTACCTTCAGCTCATGCAGCAGGGTGTGAGCAACAGAGAGGCATGCCGGATCGTCGGCATCAACGAGAAGACCGGGCGGCGCTGGCGTAACGGCCGCGCTCCGTCCGGCGGGCACGTCGGGGCGTCACCGATCACCGCGGTGGCGCCTTTGCCCGGTCTCTCGCGGTATCTGCGCGAGAGCGACCGCATACACATCGCCGACCGGCTGCGGGAGAAGGCAACGGTCCGCGCGATAGCCGCCGAGCTCGGCCGCAGCCCGTCCACGGTCAGCCGGGAGATCCGCCGCAACCGTCACCCGGTCAACGGCCAGTACCGGCCGCACGCGGCCCAGGCCCGCGCCGATGCCCGCCGGCCCCGCCCGAAGCCCGGGAAGATCGGCCAGAACCCACAGCTGCGGGACTTCATCCAAAACCACCTGGACATTCGGTGGAGCCCTGAGCAGATCTGCCAGGCTCTGCGGGCACAGTTCCCCCAGCAGCCGGAGATGCACGTGGTCCACGAGACGGTCTACCAGGCCCTCTACGTCCAGGGGCGGGGCGAACTGCGCCGCGAGCTGGCCCGCGCCCTGCGATCGGGCCGTGCCCGGCGCAAACCCCGCCGCCAGGCCCAGCAGCGCCAGCCGCGGTTCGCCACTCCGATGGTCATGATCAGCGAACGACCGGCGGAGGCGGAGGACCGGGCCGTCCCCGGCCATTGGGAGGGCGACCTCATCATCGGCAAGGACGGCAAGTCCGCCATCGGCACCCTGGTCGAGCGCGCCACCCGCTACGTCATGCTCCTGCACCTGCCCGGCGACCACGGCGCCGAAAGCGTCCGGGACGCCCTGGTCACCACGGTCCAGACCCTGCCCGCCCACCTCCGAAGGTCCCTGACCTGGGACCAGGGAAGCGAGATGGGCGCTCACGGCGCCTTCACCATCGCCACCGCCGTCCCGGTCTACTTCTGCGACCCCGCCAGCCCCTGGCAACGAGGCTCGAACGAAAACACCAACGGCCTGCTCCGCCAGTACTTCCCCAAAGGCACCGACCTCGCCGTCCACCCCCGCGAACACCTCGACGCCGTCGCTGCTGAGCTGAACGGCCGCCCACGCAAAACGCTCGGCTGGGAAACCCCAGCCGAGCGCCTGCATAAACTACTCGCGGCCTGA
- a CDS encoding helix-turn-helix domain-containing protein has protein sequence MLRIHVSGVDLSRVRMATRPDAMWETILSFHRLRDRRGSTVFGKWRKESRTRLNGEARLLSAVVPPRGYFPDFLTPSGEGAEPFGLDAGMEALRDTPADRIREEVGLLAGDAPRARRPSGGALTEALAEGQTEPLGRLISTLRAYHRAAVEPYWPHIRASVEADRAVRGRALLDGGADELLATLPPMIRWRAPVLEADYPVDRELRLDGRGLLLQPSYFCRGTPVVYRDPCLPPVLVYPVTHPRAPATAEPGPWLGRLVGHTRSAVLRSIGNGCTTSELARRTGVSLASASQHACVLREAGLVRTLRHGSSVLHTLTPLGSALLRGGAPLAVP, from the coding sequence GTGCTGCGTATCCATGTGTCCGGGGTGGACCTTTCGCGTGTGCGGATGGCCACGAGGCCGGACGCGATGTGGGAGACCATTCTCAGTTTTCACCGGCTGAGAGACCGGCGGGGGTCCACGGTGTTCGGGAAATGGCGGAAGGAATCCCGCACCCGGTTGAATGGTGAAGCACGTCTGCTGTCCGCCGTCGTTCCGCCCCGCGGCTATTTCCCCGACTTCCTGACGCCCTCCGGGGAAGGTGCCGAGCCGTTCGGACTCGACGCCGGGATGGAGGCCCTTCGTGACACACCGGCGGACCGTATCCGGGAGGAAGTCGGACTGCTGGCGGGGGACGCCCCCCGCGCGCGACGGCCGTCCGGCGGCGCCCTGACGGAGGCGCTGGCGGAGGGGCAGACGGAGCCGCTGGGGCGGCTCATCTCCACCCTGCGCGCCTACCACCGCGCCGCGGTCGAGCCGTACTGGCCGCACATCCGGGCGAGCGTCGAGGCCGACCGCGCCGTCCGCGGCCGTGCCCTGCTGGACGGCGGCGCGGACGAGCTCCTGGCCACCCTGCCGCCGATGATCCGCTGGCGGGCCCCCGTGCTGGAGGCGGACTACCCGGTCGACCGGGAACTGCGCCTCGACGGGCGGGGGCTGCTCCTCCAGCCGTCGTACTTCTGCCGGGGCACGCCCGTCGTCTACCGCGACCCGTGCCTCCCGCCGGTCCTCGTCTACCCGGTCACCCACCCCCGCGCCCCGGCCACGGCCGAACCCGGCCCCTGGCTCGGCCGGCTGGTGGGCCACACCCGCTCGGCGGTCCTGCGGTCCATAGGCAACGGCTGTACGACGAGTGAACTCGCCCGCAGGACCGGGGTCTCCCTGGCCTCGGCGAGCCAGCACGCCTGTGTGCTGCGCGAGGCAGGCCTGGTCCGCACCCTGCGCCACGGCAGCTCGGTCCTGCACACCCTCACCCCGCTGGGCTCAGCCCTGCTCAGGGGCGGAGCCCCGCTGGCCGTGCCCTGA
- a CDS encoding MFS transporter, with amino-acid sequence MSESSVLTNASATRTPGARFDHPAPVLGGLGLFTVLLGAALPLIDFFIVNVALPTIDHDLAAGPALLELVVAGYGLSYAVLLVLGGRLGDMAGRRRLFLIGMAAFGLTSLACGLAPDAWTLVGARVAQGAAAALMLPQVLATIQSGTTGHHRARAMSLYGATAGLSMVAGQILGGVLVSAAPLSSVFGESAGWRSVFLVNVPVAVVGLFLAARSVPESRSDRPAPVDVPGTLLLAVSLVTLLAPLTEGRAAGWPLWTWVSLGLFPFAAVAFYRVERRADARGRTPLVPPSLLRLESLRRGLILVVPFSIGFGGFMFVIAVALQQGLEMGPAAAGLSLAPMAAAFFAASLAGPRLVRRFGSRVVTAGGLIQGAGVTVLALTVWSSWPGLGLLGLLPGMAISGLGQGLQLPVLIRIVLSDVPSERAGVGGGVMTTTQQAALALGVATLGTLFLALAPGSGMRDALVVTLLVQLAAVVLTTLLSLRLPRTVR; translated from the coding sequence GTGAGTGAATCATCTGTACTGACCAACGCATCCGCCACCCGCACCCCCGGGGCGCGGTTCGACCACCCCGCACCGGTGCTCGGCGGGCTCGGGCTGTTCACCGTGCTGCTCGGCGCGGCGCTCCCGCTGATCGACTTCTTCATCGTCAACGTCGCCCTGCCCACCATCGACCACGACCTGGCCGCCGGCCCCGCCCTGCTGGAGCTGGTCGTCGCGGGCTACGGCCTCTCCTACGCCGTACTGCTCGTCCTCGGCGGGCGGCTCGGCGACATGGCCGGACGGCGCAGGCTCTTCCTCATCGGGATGGCCGCCTTCGGTCTCACCTCCCTCGCCTGCGGACTGGCCCCGGACGCCTGGACCCTCGTGGGGGCACGGGTCGCACAGGGCGCCGCGGCGGCCCTGATGCTGCCGCAGGTGCTCGCCACCATCCAGTCGGGCACCACCGGCCACCACAGGGCGCGGGCCATGAGCCTGTACGGGGCGACCGCCGGGCTCTCCATGGTCGCCGGCCAGATCCTCGGCGGCGTCCTGGTCTCCGCCGCCCCGCTGTCCTCCGTCTTCGGGGAGAGCGCGGGCTGGCGGTCGGTGTTCCTGGTGAACGTCCCGGTGGCGGTGGTGGGGCTGTTCCTGGCCGCCCGCTCGGTGCCGGAGAGCCGCTCGGACCGGCCGGCCCCCGTCGACGTGCCGGGCACACTCCTGCTGGCCGTCTCCCTGGTGACGCTGCTGGCCCCGCTGACGGAGGGGCGGGCCGCGGGCTGGCCGCTCTGGACCTGGGTCTCCCTCGGCCTCTTCCCGTTCGCCGCGGTGGCCTTCTACCGGGTGGAGCGGCGGGCCGACGCGCGGGGGCGGACACCGCTCGTGCCGCCGAGCCTGCTGCGGCTGGAGTCGCTGCGGCGCGGTCTGATCCTGGTGGTGCCGTTCTCGATCGGCTTCGGCGGCTTCATGTTCGTGATCGCGGTCGCCCTCCAGCAGGGCCTGGAGATGGGTCCGGCCGCGGCCGGGCTGTCCCTCGCGCCGATGGCCGCCGCCTTCTTCGCGGCCTCGCTGGCCGGCCCCCGGCTCGTACGGCGCTTCGGCAGCCGGGTCGTGACGGCCGGCGGGCTGATCCAGGGGGCGGGCGTCACGGTGCTGGCGCTGACCGTGTGGAGTTCCTGGCCAGGCCTCGGGCTGCTGGGCCTGCTGCCGGGCATGGCGATCTCGGGTCTGGGGCAGGGGCTGCAACTCCCCGTCCTCATCCGGATCGTGCTGTCCGACGTGCCGTCCGAGCGGGCGGGGGTGGGCGGCGGCGTGATGACCACCACCCAGCAGGCCGCCCTGGCGCTCGGGGTCGCCACCCTCGGGACGCTGTTCCTCGCGCTGGCACCCGGCTCCGGGATGCGGGACGCGCTGGTCGTGACGCTGCTGGTACAGCTGGCGGCCGTCGTCCTGACCACCCTGCTGAGCCTGCGGCTGCCCCGCACCGTGAGGTGA
- a CDS encoding helix-turn-helix transcriptional regulator has protein sequence MTTAATEVPETDVRRHELAGFLRSRRERITPEQVGLPRGRRRRTPGLRREEVAQLSAVGVTWYTWLEQARDIQVSPQVLDSLARALLLDRSERTHLFSLAGAVDPAPGSDCPVVTPAFHEMLRRLEPFPACIQNSRYDILAYNRTYGRLLCDLDAVAPEDRNCLLLAYTNEDWRASVVDLPAMHRVMAAKFRAAMAEHLAEPAWKALLRRLEAVSPEFGEIWARHEVVGPSNRTKIFRNARVGLLRLDHTDLWLGPSAGPRLVTYVPSDEQSRLGVERLMETILAEPRAEPHPEPLAAALAGSLAEA, from the coding sequence ATGACCACCGCGGCGACCGAGGTACCCGAGACAGACGTCCGGCGGCACGAGCTCGCCGGATTCCTCCGCAGCCGTCGTGAGCGGATCACCCCCGAGCAGGTGGGGCTGCCCCGCGGCCGTCGCAGGCGGACCCCCGGGCTGCGCCGCGAGGAGGTCGCGCAGCTCTCGGCCGTCGGCGTCACCTGGTACACGTGGCTGGAGCAGGCCCGCGACATCCAGGTCTCGCCGCAGGTCCTCGACTCCCTGGCCCGCGCCCTGCTGCTCGACCGCAGCGAACGCACCCACCTCTTCTCCCTCGCGGGGGCCGTCGACCCCGCGCCGGGCTCGGACTGCCCCGTGGTCACCCCGGCCTTCCACGAGATGCTCAGGCGCCTGGAGCCCTTCCCGGCCTGCATCCAGAACAGCCGGTACGACATCCTCGCGTACAACCGCACCTACGGCCGGCTCCTGTGCGACCTGGACGCCGTCGCCCCCGAGGACCGCAACTGCCTGCTGCTCGCCTACACCAACGAGGACTGGCGCGCCTCCGTCGTCGACCTGCCCGCCATGCACCGGGTGATGGCCGCCAAATTCCGTGCGGCGATGGCGGAGCACCTGGCCGAGCCCGCCTGGAAGGCGCTGCTGCGGCGGCTGGAGGCCGTCTCGCCCGAGTTCGGCGAGATCTGGGCCCGGCACGAGGTGGTCGGACCCTCGAACCGCACCAAGATCTTCCGTAACGCCCGGGTGGGACTGCTCAGGCTCGACCACACCGACCTGTGGCTCGGTCCCTCGGCGGGCCCGCGCCTGGTGACGTACGTCCCCTCGGACGAGCAGTCGCGGCTCGGGGTGGAGCGGCTGATGGAGACGATCCTCGCGGAGCCCCGGGCCGAGCCCCACCCGGAGCCGCTCGCGGCTGCCCTCGCGGGGTCGCTCGCCGAGGCCTGA
- the ppdK gene encoding pyruvate, phosphate dikinase, translating to MSEHKDPQKFVYDFTEGNKDLKDLLGGKGANLAEMTNLGLPVPPGFTITTEACKVYLDSGDAPAELRDEVSAHLEALEKRMGKNLGQADDPLLVSVRSGAKFSMPGMMDTVLNIGLSDASVVGLAAQAGDERFAWDSYRRLIQMFGKTVLGVDGDLFEEALEAAKEAKGVTVDVDLDAADLKKLVEEFKKIVKRDAGRDFPQDPRDQMDLAIKAVFDSWNTDRAKLYRRQERIPGDLGTAVNICSMVFGNLGPDSGTGVAFTRDPASGHQGVYGDYLQNAQGEDVVAGIRNTVALADLESIDKTSYDQLMKIMETLETHYKDLCDIEFTIERGQLWMLQTRVGKRTAGAAFRIATQLVDQGLIDEAEALQRVNGAQLAQLMFPRFDDAASTVLLGRGIAASPGAAVGKAVFDSYTAVKWSRSGEKVILIRRETNPDDLDGMIAAEGILTSRGGKTSHAAVVARGMGKTCVCGAEEIEVDTKRRRLTVGGTVVEEGDLVSVDGSTGKVYLGEVPVVPSPVVEYFEGRMHAGADDADELVAAVHRIMAYADRVRRLRVRANADNAEDASRARRFGAQGIGLCRTEHMFLGERREMVEKLILADTDDEREAALAALLPLQKADFIELFESMDGLPVTVRLLDPPLHEFLPDITELSVRVALAESRKDANENDLRLLQAVHKLHEQNPMLGLRGVRLGLVIPGLFAMQVRAIAEAAAERKNAKGDPRAEIMIPLVGTVQELEIVREEADGVIAEVEAATGTQLRLSIGTMIELPRAALTAGQIAEAAEFFSFGTNDLTQTVWGFSRDDVEASFFTAYLEKGIFGVSPFETIDKDGVGSLVRSAVEAGRATRPDLKLGICGEHGGDPESVHFFHEVGLDYVSCSPFRIPVARLEAGRAAAESRGSDSR from the coding sequence GTGTCGGAACACAAAGATCCCCAGAAGTTCGTCTACGACTTCACCGAGGGCAACAAGGATCTGAAAGATCTGCTGGGCGGCAAGGGCGCCAACCTCGCCGAGATGACCAACCTCGGGCTGCCCGTCCCTCCGGGCTTCACCATCACCACCGAGGCCTGCAAGGTCTACCTCGACAGCGGTGACGCGCCGGCCGAGCTGCGCGACGAGGTCAGTGCGCACCTCGAGGCGCTCGAGAAGCGCATGGGCAAGAACCTCGGCCAGGCCGACGACCCGTTGCTGGTCTCCGTCCGGTCCGGTGCGAAGTTCTCGATGCCCGGCATGATGGACACGGTCCTCAACATCGGCCTCTCCGACGCCTCGGTCGTGGGCCTCGCCGCCCAGGCCGGCGACGAGCGCTTCGCCTGGGACTCGTACCGCCGCCTCATCCAGATGTTCGGCAAGACCGTGCTCGGGGTCGACGGCGATCTCTTCGAGGAGGCGCTGGAGGCCGCGAAGGAGGCCAAGGGCGTCACCGTCGACGTGGACCTGGACGCGGCCGACCTCAAGAAGCTGGTCGAGGAGTTCAAGAAGATCGTCAAGCGGGACGCGGGACGCGACTTCCCGCAGGACCCGCGCGATCAGATGGACCTGGCCATAAAGGCCGTCTTCGACTCGTGGAACACCGACCGGGCCAAGCTCTACCGCCGTCAGGAGCGCATCCCCGGCGACCTCGGCACGGCCGTCAACATCTGTTCGATGGTCTTCGGCAACCTCGGCCCCGACTCCGGTACGGGCGTCGCCTTCACCCGTGACCCGGCCAGCGGCCACCAGGGCGTCTACGGCGACTACCTCCAGAACGCGCAGGGCGAGGACGTCGTCGCGGGTATCCGCAACACGGTGGCGCTCGCCGACCTGGAGTCGATCGACAAGACGTCGTACGACCAGCTGATGAAGATCATGGAGACGCTGGAGACCCACTACAAGGATCTCTGCGACATCGAGTTCACCATCGAGCGCGGTCAGCTCTGGATGCTCCAGACACGGGTCGGCAAGCGCACCGCCGGTGCCGCCTTCCGCATCGCCACCCAGCTCGTCGACCAGGGCCTCATCGACGAGGCCGAGGCGCTCCAGCGGGTCAACGGCGCCCAGCTCGCGCAGCTGATGTTCCCGCGCTTCGACGACGCGGCCAGCACCGTCCTGCTGGGCCGTGGGATCGCCGCCTCGCCGGGCGCGGCCGTCGGCAAGGCCGTCTTCGACTCCTACACCGCGGTCAAGTGGTCGCGGTCGGGCGAGAAGGTCATCCTGATCCGCCGGGAGACGAACCCCGACGACCTGGACGGCATGATCGCCGCCGAGGGCATCCTGACCTCGCGCGGCGGCAAGACCTCGCACGCCGCCGTCGTCGCCCGCGGCATGGGCAAGACCTGCGTCTGCGGCGCCGAGGAGATCGAGGTCGACACCAAGCGCCGCCGGCTCACGGTCGGGGGCACCGTCGTGGAGGAGGGCGACCTCGTCTCCGTGGACGGTTCCACCGGCAAGGTGTACCTCGGCGAGGTACCGGTCGTACCGTCCCCGGTCGTCGAGTACTTCGAGGGCCGTATGCACGCGGGCGCCGACGACGCCGACGAGCTCGTCGCCGCCGTGCACCGGATCATGGCGTACGCGGACCGGGTGCGCCGGCTGCGTGTACGGGCGAACGCGGACAACGCCGAGGACGCCTCGCGGGCCCGTCGCTTCGGTGCCCAGGGCATCGGCCTGTGCCGCACCGAGCACATGTTCCTCGGTGAGCGCCGCGAGATGGTCGAGAAGCTGATCCTCGCGGACACCGACGACGAGCGCGAGGCCGCGCTGGCCGCGCTGCTGCCGCTCCAGAAGGCCGACTTCATCGAGCTGTTCGAGTCGATGGACGGGCTGCCCGTCACCGTACGGCTGCTCGACCCGCCGCTGCACGAGTTCCTGCCCGACATCACGGAGCTCTCCGTGCGGGTCGCGCTCGCCGAGTCCCGCAAGGACGCCAACGAGAACGATCTGCGCCTCCTGCAGGCCGTGCACAAGCTGCACGAGCAGAACCCGATGCTGGGTCTGCGCGGCGTCCGTCTCGGCCTGGTCATCCCGGGGCTGTTCGCGATGCAGGTCCGTGCGATCGCCGAGGCCGCGGCGGAGCGCAAGAACGCCAAGGGCGACCCGCGCGCCGAGATCATGATCCCGCTCGTCGGCACGGTCCAGGAGCTGGAGATCGTCCGCGAGGAGGCCGACGGCGTCATCGCCGAGGTCGAGGCGGCCACCGGCACGCAGCTCAGGCTCAGCATCGGCACGATGATCGAGCTGCCCCGGGCAGCACTGACCGCCGGTCAGATCGCCGAGGCCGCCGAGTTCTTCTCCTTCGGGACGAACGACCTCACCCAGACGGTGTGGGGCTTCTCCCGCGACGACGTGGAGGCCTCGTTCTTCACCGCGTACCTGGAGAAGGGCATCTTCGGGGTGTCGCCGTTCGAGACGATCGACAAGGACGGCGTCGGTTCCCTCGTGCGCAGCGCCGTGGAAGCGGGCCGGGCCACCCGCCCGGACCTCAAGCTCGGCATCTGCGGTGAGCACGGCGGTGACCCGGAGTCGGTGCACTTCTTCCACGAGGTCGGCCTGGACTACGTCTCCTGCTCGCCCTTCCGCATTCCGGTCGCCCGGCTGGAAGCGGGCCGGGCCGCGGCCGAGTCGCGGGGCAGCGACAGCCGCTGA
- a CDS encoding glycine--tRNA ligase, translating into MAADKIDTIVSLSKRRGFVYPCSEIYGGQKAAWDYGPLGVELKENLKRQWWRYMVTSREDVVGLDSSVILAPEVWVASGHVATFSDPLTECTSCHKRYRADHLEEAYEEKHGKPPVNGLADLNCPNCGNKGTFTEPKQFSGLLSTHLGPTQDSGSVAYLRPETAQGIFTNFGQVQQTSRKKPPFGIAQMGKSFRNEITPGNFIFRTREFEQMEMEFFVKPGEDEEWQEYWMQQRWNWYTGLGMREENMRWFEHPAEKLSHYSKRTADIEYRFRFGGSEWGELEGVANRTDYDLTAHSKASGTDLSYFDQEKSERYTPYVIEPAAGVGRAMLAFLLDAYSEDEAPNAKGVMEKRAVMRLDPRLAPVKVAVLPLSRNPQLSPKAKGLAADLRQNWNIEFDDAGAIGRRYRRQDEIGTPFCVTVDFDTLDDNAVTVRERDTMKQERVSLDQIQSYLGSRLLGC; encoded by the coding sequence GTGGCCGCCGACAAGATCGACACCATCGTCAGCCTGAGCAAGCGCCGTGGCTTCGTCTACCCCTGCAGTGAGATCTACGGTGGTCAGAAGGCCGCCTGGGACTACGGGCCCCTGGGCGTCGAGCTGAAGGAGAACCTCAAGCGCCAGTGGTGGCGCTACATGGTCACCTCGCGCGAGGACGTGGTCGGTCTCGACTCGTCGGTCATCCTGGCCCCCGAGGTCTGGGTCGCGTCCGGCCACGTCGCCACGTTCTCCGACCCGCTCACCGAGTGCACCTCCTGTCACAAGCGTTACCGCGCTGACCACCTGGAGGAGGCGTACGAGGAGAAGCACGGCAAGCCTCCCGTGAACGGCCTGGCCGACCTCAACTGCCCCAACTGCGGTAACAAGGGCACCTTCACGGAGCCCAAGCAGTTCTCCGGCCTGCTCTCCACGCACCTCGGCCCGACCCAGGACTCCGGCTCGGTCGCCTACCTGCGCCCCGAGACCGCCCAGGGCATCTTCACCAACTTCGGCCAGGTGCAGCAGACCTCGCGCAAGAAGCCGCCGTTCGGCATCGCGCAGATGGGCAAGTCCTTCCGGAACGAGATCACTCCGGGCAACTTCATCTTCCGCACCCGCGAGTTCGAGCAGATGGAGATGGAGTTCTTCGTCAAGCCGGGTGAGGACGAGGAGTGGCAGGAGTACTGGATGCAGCAGCGCTGGAACTGGTACACGGGCCTCGGCATGCGCGAGGAGAACATGCGCTGGTTCGAGCACCCCGCGGAGAAGCTCTCCCACTACTCCAAGCGCACCGCCGACATCGAGTACCGCTTCCGCTTCGGCGGCAGCGAGTGGGGCGAGCTGGAGGGCGTCGCCAACCGCACCGACTACGACCTCACGGCCCACTCCAAGGCGTCCGGCACGGACCTCTCCTACTTCGACCAGGAGAAGAGCGAGCGCTACACGCCGTACGTCATCGAGCCGGCGGCCGGTGTCGGCCGCGCGATGCTGGCCTTCCTCCTCGACGCGTACAGCGAGGACGAGGCCCCCAACGCCAAGGGCGTCATGGAGAAGCGCGCCGTGATGCGCCTCGACCCGCGCCTCGCGCCGGTCAAGGTCGCCGTCCTGCCGCTGTCCCGCAACCCGCAGCTGTCGCCGAAGGCCAAGGGCCTCGCCGCCGACCTGCGGCAGAACTGGAACATCGAGTTCGACGACGCGGGCGCCATCGGCCGCCGCTACCGCCGCCAGGACGAGATCGGCACGCCGTTCTGCGTCACCGTCGACTTCGACACCCTCGACGACAACGCGGTGACCGTGCGCGAGCGCGACACCATGAAGCAGGAGCGCGTCTCCCTGGACCAGATCCAGAGCTACCTCGGCTCCCGCCTCCTGGGCTGCTGA
- the dusB gene encoding tRNA dihydrouridine synthase DusB encodes MTTLAPALPLLRIGPHTVQPPVVLAPMAGITNAPFRTLCREFSGGKGLFVSEMITTRALVERNEKTMQLIHFDASETPRSIQLYGVDPVTVGKAVRMIVDEDLADHIDLNFGCPVPKVTRKGGGSALPYKRPLLRAILREAVAQAGDLPVTIKMRKGIDDDHTTYLDAGRIAVEEGITAVALHGRTTAQHYGGTADWDAIARLKEHVPEIPVLGNGDIWSADDALRMMRETGCDGVVVGRGCLGRPWLFGDLVSAFEGTGTRQAPALRQVADVMLRHATLLGEWIGDESRGVIDFRKHVAWYLKGFAVGSDMRRRLAVTSSLEELGGQLQELDLDQPWPDGADGPRGRTSGNNRVALPDGWLKDPYDCAGVGADAELDTSGG; translated from the coding sequence ATGACCACGCTCGCCCCCGCCCTCCCGCTGCTCCGGATCGGCCCGCACACCGTGCAGCCGCCGGTCGTGCTCGCCCCCATGGCCGGCATCACCAACGCGCCCTTCCGCACCCTGTGCCGCGAGTTCTCGGGCGGCAAGGGGCTGTTCGTCAGTGAGATGATCACCACGCGGGCGCTGGTCGAGCGCAACGAGAAGACCATGCAGCTCATCCACTTCGACGCGAGCGAGACCCCGCGCTCGATCCAGCTGTACGGCGTGGACCCGGTCACCGTCGGCAAGGCGGTCCGCATGATCGTCGACGAGGACCTCGCCGACCACATCGACCTGAACTTCGGCTGCCCCGTCCCCAAGGTCACCCGCAAGGGCGGCGGCTCCGCGCTCCCGTACAAGCGGCCCCTGCTGCGCGCGATCCTGCGCGAGGCCGTGGCGCAGGCGGGCGACCTCCCGGTCACCATCAAGATGCGCAAGGGCATCGACGACGACCACACCACCTACCTCGACGCGGGACGCATCGCGGTCGAGGAGGGCATCACGGCCGTCGCCCTGCACGGCAGGACCACCGCCCAGCACTACGGCGGCACGGCCGACTGGGACGCCATCGCGCGCCTCAAGGAGCACGTCCCCGAGATCCCCGTCCTCGGCAACGGCGACATCTGGAGCGCCGACGACGCCCTGCGGATGATGCGTGAGACGGGCTGCGACGGCGTCGTCGTCGGCCGTGGCTGCCTGGGGCGCCCCTGGCTCTTCGGCGACCTGGTCAGCGCCTTCGAGGGCACGGGGACGAGGCAGGCGCCCGCCCTGCGCCAGGTCGCGGACGTCATGCTGCGTCACGCGACGCTGCTGGGGGAGTGGATCGGTGACGAGAGCCGGGGTGTGATCGACTTCCGCAAGCACGTGGCCTGGTACCTCAAGGGCTTCGCGGTCGGCTCGGACATGCGCCGGAGGCTCGCGGTCACCTCGTCGCTGGAGGAGCTGGGCGGACAGCTCCAGGAGCTCGACCTGGACCAGCCCTGGCCGGACGGCGCGGACGGCCCCCGAGGGCGTACGTCCGGCAACAACCGGGTGGCGCTGCCGGACGGCTGGCTCAAGGACCCGTACGACTGCGCGGGCGTGGGCGCCGACGCGGAGCTGGACACCTCGGGCGGCTGA
- a CDS encoding DUF6243 family protein, protein MAKSRNNLLGVGGQRKKLSRGERQGAGPARDNDRKAAEDKKQELVRKMRERAAAAEAAPAQEAPAES, encoded by the coding sequence GTGGCCAAGAGCCGCAACAACCTCCTCGGCGTGGGCGGACAGCGCAAGAAGCTGTCCCGCGGCGAACGGCAGGGCGCGGGCCCCGCACGCGACAACGACCGCAAGGCCGCCGAGGACAAGAAGCAGGAGCTGGTGCGCAAGATGCGTGAGCGCGCCGCCGCCGCCGAGGCCGCACCGGCGCAGGAAGCACCGGCCGAGAGCTGA